From Clavelina lepadiformis chromosome 9, kaClaLepa1.1, whole genome shotgun sequence, the proteins below share one genomic window:
- the LOC143471128 gene encoding fibrocystin-L-like isoform X2 yields MSSTLLTCVTQPGGMTHTVTNTGSHPTYGRGYAWNPSTVVMKVGDLLSVYWSISSLLDDAVIRLYSTNSPTNNTYDGEGFQVPASGEGQYQYRFNKVGKFHFGSGCVDGVACEIFMRLTVEVTDATNEAENVVATLGEHKANCACDFTFDTAETPIVTNISPNTGTTATTITIQGTGFSTPTTVKVGGKTCEVTSTTATAITCQISASEELAVGVYHPVVVNVNGKGDALLQMQSQIKRSFALTPLITGISPNIGSLAGGTKITIQGSGFTHKSVVVITKQQELCDVIEDESTYTSLVCITRAFIATKGNISVTVDVSDAQCAAGVDCSFEFADSATPVVTGHTTNEDFSALSLTLNGTNFGMDTSAVTVTLSSGMIMTSCTITSVTDTQIECDLVSRLPVGANKISVSISGAKGFARFNDPSHKDVVSPNSISDLTPETGSVNGGTTLTITGNGFVKDDVTVQVGGVSCVITDVTLSKITCTTGARVTSAVTVEVVSNGVTYPTVSYEYSNAATPTIANVSPATGAGGDSITLSGTQLGNVVDDVSVTVGGIECSVTSAGDTSLECTLGDREGGHAIIEVIVTSLGLATASESILFRYNLHVHDFSPTTGSYGGSQLVTIDGAGFSNHTIVHICDLPCTLESSSTTQITCRTSANPDYVDSSSSTTCEVKVTNEAQMDDSAITAGSNYTYSGAQTPTITGVTPGRGGTGGGTEITITGSGFMLGTPLTVSIDESDCVISDFNDTSISCRTSSHKGSIKTKVTVRVGELGIATQDGADYFYIDRWSSVFTWGGDSLPTDEDFVIIQAGQTVLLDTHTAVLKMLLIDGGELIFDEAEDANVSLSAENILIVNNGRLQVGTEAEPYKGKAEIVMYGHLRSPELPIYGAKTLGLRSGTLDLHGRHILNPWSVLAATADVGATQITLTLPAINWQVGDEIVIASTGTRHSQKENEKRKISNISPDLLTITMDSALEYKHLGVTEVLADGTEVEFRAEVGLLSRNVVFRGTNDVAWNDEIEACEAGFQTGQFATQTCFQGRFGEEEGSDQFGGSIFIHSSLPNSDEIEARIENIEVTYVGQAFRLGRYPIHFHLMGDVSGMYVKRCAIHNTFNRAVTIHGTHNLLVESNVVYDVMGGAIFIEDGIETGNIIQYNMVVFVRQSTSLLNDDITPAAFWVTNPNNTVRHNHAAGGTHFGFWYRMHEHPDGPSYTTTVCQQKVELGEFRNNTVHSQGWFGLWIFESYFPMKGSSCTSTEPSPAKFDSLTTWHCEKGAEWVNCGAIQFNNFVMVNNEDTGIDIKLISGTAWGDAKVTNLTVVGHSPQSDATSTKTGITLPFAPGLFVDGAKIFNFDDGGVALKGTTVQGKCVDVCGGFYFWFQRIKYYSVTKRIHWRWTHEGVLVDRDGSLTADASGAPGTAGTTVVPYTGLVNTDDCPTASGDVYSSGAVPSAICTGGKRFHRFALNNPVPGSLLGKDMVFVNDHGNATSNFMKKRLTHAPGWMALLPSKEEILIYFKDGEQFTNITYNSKIYDLMENDYVIIKHKLTQTPDVIQINEQGNTSVGDTSPLTASSQNLDWHFAVDTKELSIMVSGRRESSSRKRRSSLGVTGDIYSHVPVSPTIYRCYYEDCIGPVSAEEIPPSRERPSDYHLWSTSTNPCLFWSSDKQIVTVGRTYVTLDGSDSECWVVVDVAVINVTHLTIHGVLEFSNDHGPDVIALSIETILVLNGRIIAGITETEIFNKDLTVELRGNHSTPRVTLEEINLGSKAIGCFGGCDFQGKKRSPSWTRLAQTVAAGTNQIIVQDVVDWVAGEEIVITTTGYDSRETEKHVIAAVATDGVTITLENTLAHRHMGETYTAGQHSYDMRAEVGLLSRNIKIIGQWYEDIDKEAYGARVLVGTVRTEDENGNEVDVRGFARFSNVEFHRTGQEGWTDPWDPRFSLAWVGTGATVPARPAFVKNCAFHDGYSTAIGTFGADDVTISGNVVHRTIFDGIRLTGAGHKLENNLVTLTLFRGTWGDRNELTNYMDWHASFEVAEASSLIMKGNVAAGSERRGFHIDGEACDAPEDDNAWTGNVAHGCLHGIQIFTADGVGSCSMIRNFVVYKSWDYGIYHQTQVSVHINNTVIADSFVGYLPYIFAPAALTHLYENKIARMENVTCIGRSPHFDPNLDKMDENTDKNLQIRNYQIVREAPRNVYGGKTCVMLPMFQSGTNGAPFKAFHSNTIYPSVRGLLDIRGLHAHNYNGHSDGTRDLVFFTNPSNEDIFHPTYLRNIVLSNVDDDSKVYYARPSLGLINPSDCVDMECDGMKNVLIKDFDGGLIGGTGGTVLPQAEYEWDGDPRRGLGDYRIPKALLTTSSGDRIDVDDIIDVRGILRNSACTYNSNWQAYNCQNDGENRTLDYRMLVIESLDSDTESRRLSPLAMLSNRYIDLNNGPQDHGWCFGYTCQKRISTFYTIVATGHHYDVYFTGYAPKKLRLTLLNVDDDITLRVAIWYARPEKLEVFNVETGISITPENYVYDVSLNKWIYKRPETDGQYRPAIDSRVHGANFMDLKKDLLYVTLRGGEPIDIKTVPAVILAFGFPAISIDEFFGENLISNLAIYLGVPNDKIRIVDVVEETSSRKRRSTSDGSVTYIIQFSDEITNSSVSGNEELSAEVLNNKTDTLLLDFQTGHLWERLNVTEGATFSSTQASTSNTSGDAGNELLVQHSIPTQLVVSSLPSSAEEYVAFDPQPMVSILDADNQVVSTLGGTWMVTVSFDTSGTDADDSATLQGTTTVAVSNGYANFTDLRITHSGTGYVLRYAISEPSGISLITTDPTIDISLRTVNIGLPSGVDGYIEHNNPVDITLELQDVNGVTLENIGYKGHTWKVDISLDDSSIYDNTGVVGASTFTFDPTTGRTITTGFSLTNTISYYQYNLRFRVYTDPALYDFAVEGPTLQFISSSDNVHTSVTNIKKLKIEFVGQPYTSITSSSSMSTFKVYFHNVVVEHTTEVLISNTDASGKSNGNTEVSFDVGSSNATAVDIAVTTVSDFLVAPDNGLSFEGSRLVVADTSCVVTVDEECITGTIDWVTPTTTVATWIYVVVGVVMAIVLAAGIIAFSCVMKRAKMNKVGGMRGCFDANSSRGASPILDSFYTSSSASSATADLYNRRHMTPVHI; encoded by the exons ATGTCAAGTACCTTATTGACTTGCGTCACCCAACCTGGGGGAATGACCCACACCGTGACAAATACAGGCTCACATCCAA CATATGGCAGGGGATACGCTTGGAATCCATCAACTGTAGTCATGAAAGTCGGCGATCTGTTGTCTGTGTATTGGTCTATATCGAGCTTGCTAGATGACGCAGTTATACGTCTTTATTCAACTAACTCACCAACGAACAATACATACGACGGCGAAGGATTTCAAGTCCCAGCATCTGGTGAAG GCCAATACCAATATCGCTTTAACAAAGTTGGAAAGTTCCATTTTGGCAGCGGTTGTGTTGATGGCGTGGCTTGCGAAATCTTCATGCGCCTCACTGTAGAGGTTACTGACGCCACCAACGAAGCTGAAAATGTTGTTGCCACTTTGGGTGAACATAAG GCAAATTGTGCCTGCGACTTCACCTTTGACACTGCTGAAACCCCGATAGTTACCAACATTTCACCCAACACCGGTACAACTGCAACGACAATCACCATTCAAG GAACTGGGTTTTCGACTCCGACCACCGTAAAAGTAGGTGGTAAAACGTGTGAAGTCACTAGCACCACAGCCACTGCAATCACCTGCCAGATATCAGCATCAGAAGAGCTCGCAGTAG GCGTCTACCACCCAGTTGTTGTTAATGTGAACGGAAAGGGTGACGCCCTTCTTCAGATGCAGAGTCAGATAAAACGCTCGTTTGCACTGACCCCACTAATAACCGGAATCTCACCCAACATAGGCTCGCTGGCTGGCGGAACCAAAATTACAATTCAG GGTTCTGGATTCACCCACAAAAGCGTGGTAGTCATTACAAAACAACAGGagctttgtgacgtaattgaAGACGAGAGCACTTACACATCCCTTGTATGCATCACCCGAGCATTTATAGCGACAAAGGGAAACATTTCTGTTACTGTGGA CGTCTCCGATGCCCAATGTGCTGCTGGTGTCGACTGCTCATTCGAATTTGCTGACAGTGCAACTCCAGTTGTGACCGGTCACACCACAAACGAAGATTTCTCTGCTCTTTCGTTGACTTTAAATGGAACAA ACTTCGGCATGGACACGTCAGCAGTCACCGTAACATTGTCTTCTGGaatgattatgacgtcatgtaCAATCACATCTGTGACGGACACACAAATTGAATGTGATCTCGTTTCGAGACTTCCTGTTGGCGCAAATAAGATATCTGTTTCCATATCGGGAGCAAAAG GTTTCGCGAGATTTAACGACCCCAGTCACAAGGATGTTGTTAGTCCGAACTCAATCAGCGATCTGACTCCCGAAACCGGTAGCGTCAATGGCGGCACCACCTTGACCATTACCG GAAACGGTTTTGTTAAAGATGACGTTACCGTTCAAGTAGGAGGAGTATCTTGCGTCATCACTGACGTAACCTTGAGTAAAATTACCTGTACAACCGGTGCACGCGTGACTAGCGCAGTAACCGTAGAAGTGGTGTCAAACGGAGTGACGTACCCAACTGTAAGCTACGAATATTCAAACGCGGCGACCCCAACCATAGCCAATGTGTCTCCTGCCACAG GGGCCGGAGGCGACTCAATAACTTTATCTGGAACCCAATTGGGCAATgttgttgatgacgtcagcGTCACAGTTGGTGGTATCGAGTGCAGTGTGACGTCAGCAGGTGATACCTCACTTGAGTGCACACTGGGAGATCGTGAGGGTGGTCATGCCATCATTGAG GTCATTGTTACAAGCTTAGGATTAGCAACGGCAAGCGAGTCAATCTTATTTCGGTATAATCTTCACGTACATGATTTCTCACCCACAACAG GAAGCTACGGCGGCTCACAGTTGGTCACCATTGACGGTGCAGGCTTCTCGAACCACACCATCGTCCACATATGTGACCTACCATGCACTCTTGAAAGCAGTAGCACCACACAGATCACTTGTCGTACATCTGCCAACCCGGATTATGTGGACA GTTCTAGTTCGACTACATGCGAGGTCAAGGTCACCAACGAAGCTCAAATGGACGACTCTGCCATCACAGCTGGAAGTAATTATACGTACAGTGGGGCCCAGACTCCGACCATTACTGGAGTCACTCCTGGTCGCGGTGGAACTGGAGGAGGAACGGAGATCACCATCACTGGATCGGGATTCAT GCTGGGTACTCCTTTAACGGTCTCCATTGATGAAAGTGATTGCGTAATAAGCGATTTCAACGACACAAGCATTAGCTGCCGGACCTCATCTCATAAAGGATCTATCAAAACTAAG GTGACCGTGCGAGTCGGGGAGCTCGGTATTGCGACGCAAGATGGCGCGGATTACTTCTACATTGATCGTTGGTCGTCTGTATTCACCTGGGGTGGTGATAGTTTGCCAACAGATGAGGATTTCGTAATTATTCAGGCG GGACAAACAGTCTTGCTTGACACGCACACTgcagttttgaaaatgttgctCATCGACGGTGGAGAGTTGATCTTTGACGAAGCCGAAGATGCAAATGTATCGTTAAGTGCAGAAAATATCCTCATCGTTAACAACGGACGTCTTCAG GTTGGTACCGAAGCGGAACCTTACAAAGGCAAGGCCGAAATTGTCATGTACGGTCACTTGAGGTCACCAGAGCTGCCGATTTATGGAGCCAAAACCTTGGGTTTACGAAGTGGAACCTTGGACCTACACGGACGTCATATTCTCAACCCTTGGAGTGTACTTGCGGCAACCGCCGATGTTGGAGCCACTCAG aTTACCCTGACACTGCCGGCGATCAACTGGCAGGTTGGTGATGAAATAGTTATAGCGTCGACTGGAACTCGTCATTCACAGaaggaaaatgaaaaaaggaaaatttcCAATATATCGCCAG ATCTCCTCACTATAACAATGGACTCTGCGCTTGAATACAAACATCTTGGTGTAACCGAAGTTCTCGCCGATGGAACAGAAGTTGAGTTTCGAG CGGAGGTGGGCCTTTTATCGCGTAATGTCGTTTTCCGTGGCACCAACGACGTGGCGTGGAACGATGAGATAGAAGCTTGTGAGGCAGGTTTCCAGACTGGACAATTCGCCACGCAGACATGCTTCCAG GGAAGATTCGGTGAAGAAGAAGGATCAGATCAATTCGGAGGATCTATCTTTATACATTCCAGCTTACCCAACTCTGATGAGATTGAGGCGAGgattgaaaatattgaagtgACTTATGTCGGGCAAGCCTTCCGCTTGGGAAG ATACCCCATTCATTTCCATTTGATGGGCGACGTGAGTGGGATGTACGTGAAACGATGCGCCATCCACAACACATTCAACAGAGCAGTCACTATACATG GAACTCATAACCTTTTGGTTGAATCGAATGTGGTCTATGACGTCATGGGCGGCGCCATCTTTATCGAAGACGGAATTGAAACCGGAAACATAATTCAATACAATATGGTCGTGTTTGTACGTCAGAGCACGTCACTGCTCAATGATGACATCACACCGG CTGCTTTTTGGGTCACCAACCCCAACAACACGGTCAGACACAACCACGCAGCAGGTGGCACCCACTTTGGCTTCTGGTACAGAATGCACGAGCACCCGGACGGACCCTCTTACACCACAACCGTGTGTCAGCAGAAAGTAGAATTGGGTGAATTCAGAAACAACACTGTTCACTCGCAAGGCTGGTTCGGTCTTTGGATATTTGAGTCTTATTTTCCAATGAAGGGATCCAG CTGCACTTCGACCGAACCATCTCCTGCAAAGTTCGATTCACTGACCACCTGGCACTGTGAAAAAGGGGCTGAATGGGTCAACTGTGGGGCAATTCAGTTCAATAACTTCGTGATGGTCAACAACGAGGACACCGGCATCGACATCAAACTCATCTCGGGCACAGCGTGGGGAGATGCAAAAGTTACCAACCTCACTGTTGTGGGGCATTCCCCTCAGTCGGATGCCACATCGACCAAAACCGGCATT ACTCTTCCGTTTGCTCCTGGACTTTTCGTTGATGGTGCCAAGATCTTCAACTTCGACGATGGAGGAGTAGCGTTGAAAGGAACAACTGTCCAAGGAAAATGTGTCGATGTTTGCGGGGGCTTTTACTTCTGGTTTCAAC gCATCAAATATTATTCCGTAACCAAAAGGATCCACTGGCGATGGACACACGAAGGTGTTTTGGTTGATAGAGATGGTTCCTTGACCGCTGATGCATCTGGTGCACCTGGTACAGCTGGTACCACTGTCGTTCCTTACACAGGGCTGGTCAACACAGATGATTGCCCG ACTGCATCAGGCGACGTATATTCAAGTGGCGCTGTACCATCTGCAATCTGTACCGGCGGAAAAAGATTTCATCGATTCGCGCTAAACAACCCAGTTCCGGGATCACTTCTTGGCAAAGATATGGTCTTTGTTAATGACCATGGGAACGCAACCAGCAATTTTATGAAGAAGCGGCTCACACACGCGCCAG gTTGGATGGCACTGCTACCGAGCAAGGAAGAGATCTTGATTTACTTCAAAGATGGCGAGCAGTTCACCAACATCACTTACAATTCTAAGATCTACGACTTGATGGAAAACGATTACGTCATCATTAAGCATAAGCTGACGCAGACTCCGGACGT GATTCAAATCAACGAACAGGGAAATACGTCGGTTGGCGATACGTCACCATTGACAGCCAGTAGCCAAAACCTGGACTGGCATTTCGCCGTGGACACGAAAGAACTGAGCATAATGGTTTCGGGAAGAAGAGAAAGTTCATCGAGAAAACGGAGATCTTCTCTTGGCGTCACTGGAGACATCTACAGTCATGTCCCCGTGTCACCGACAATATACAG gtGTTACTATGAAGACTGCATTGGGCCAGTAAGCGCCGAAGAAATCCCGCCAAGCAGGGAAAGACCATCCGATTACCATCTTTGGTCCACCAGTACCAACCCTTGTTTGTTTTGGTCCAGTGAT AAACAAATCGTTACGGTTGGTCGAACATACGTGACATTGGACGGCAGCGATTCCGAGTGTTGGGTGGTAGTTGACGTAGCTGTGATAAACGTCACTCACTTGACTATTCATGGTGTTTTGGAGTTTAGCAATGATCACGGCCCTGACGTCATTGCACTTTCAATTGAAACAATCTTGGTTCTG AACGGGCGAATCATAGCCGGTATTACGGAGACcgaaattttcaataaagatCTTACGGTCGAGCTACGGGGAAACCACAGTACGCCAAGAGTGACTTTAGaag AGATCAATCTGGGATCGAAAGCAATCGGTTGCTTCGGAGGATGCGACTTTCAAGGGAAGAAGCGCTCGCCTTCCTGGACTCGTCTTGCTCAAACTGTTGCTGCAGGAACTAACCAAATCATTGTACAAGACGTGGTAGACTGGGTCGCTGGTGAAGAGATTGTTATTACAACAACTGGTTACGA TTCAAGAGAGACCGAGAAGCACGTGATAGCTGCAGTGGCCACTGACGGGGTAACAATAACTCTCGAGAACACACTTGCCCACAGACATATGGGGGAAACCTACACGGCTGGACAACATAGCTACGACATGAGAGCTGAGGTCGGCTTGCTCAGTAGAAACATCAAAATCATAG GACAATGGTACGAAGACATTGACAAGGAGGCGTACGGTGCGAGGGTGCTGGTTGGTACGGTCAGGACCGAAGACGAAAACGGCAATGAAGTTGATGTTAGGG GCTTCGCCCGGTTCAGCAACGTTGAGTTTCATCGGACCGGTCAGGAGGGTTGGACCGACCCGTGGGACCCGAGATTTTCCCTTGCCTGGGTAGGAACGGGGGCCACGGTACCGGCTAGGCccgcttttgtaaaaaattgtgCTTTCCACGATGGTTACTCAACTGCCATTGGAACCTTTGGTgctgatgatgtcacaatcagCGGCAACGTTGTTCATAGAACGATATTTGACG GAATTCGACTCACAGGCGCAGGACACAAACTCGAGAATAACCTCGTAACCCTCACCCTGTTTAGAGGAACCTGGGGCGACAGGAATGAATTGACAAACTATATG GACTGGCATGCAAGCTTCGAAGTAGCAGAAGCAAGCAGCCTGATAATGAAAGGCAACGTTGCTGCCGGCAGCGAGAGAAGAGGTTTCCACATCGACGGTGAAGCTTGTGACGCACCGGAAGATGACAATGCATGGACAG gCAACGTGGCCCACGGATGTCTACACGGTATACAGATCTTCACAGCGGACGGTGTTGGAAGTTGTTCAATGATCCGAAACTTCGTCGTTTACAAATCGTGGGACTACGGTATATATCACCAGACTCAAGTCAGCGTTCACATCAACAACACAGTCATAGCCGATTCATTT GTTGGATACCTCCCTTATATATTTGCCCCTGCTGCACTTACCCACCTATATGAGAACAAGATTGCCCGCATGGAAAACGTCACATGTATTGGACGTAGCCCGCATTTTGATCCTAATCTTGACAAAATGGATGAAAACACCGATAAAAATCTGCAGATTCGAAACTACCA AATAGTCAGGGAAGCACCTAGGAACGTATATGGAGGCAAGACATGCGTCATGTTGCCAATGTTTCAGAGTGGTACAAATGGCGCTCCTTTCAAAGCATTCCACTCAAACACGATCTACCCTTCAGTTCGTGGTTTACTCGATATCAGAG GTCTCCACGCTCATAATTATAACGGCCATTCGGACGGAACACGTGACCTGGTCTTCTTTACCAATCCAAGCAACGAAGACATTTTCCACCCAACCTACCTGAGAAATATTGTTCTTAGTAACGTCGATGATGACAGCAAAGTTTATTACGCAAGACCCAGTCTCGG GTTGATCAATCCGTCCGACTGCGTCGACATGGAATGCGATGGAATGAagaatgttttaataaaagattTCGATGGAGGTTTAATCGGCGGCACTGGCGGGACCGTCCTACCTCAG GCTGAGTATGAATGGGATGGCGATCCACGTCGCGGTTTAGGGGATTACCGGATTCCGAAAGCGTTGCTCACAACCTCAAGTGGCGATAGGATTGATGTAGATGATATTATTGATGTTAGAG GTATACTTCGCAATTCGGCATGCACATACAATAGCAACTGGCAGGCGTACAATTGCCAAAATGACGGCGAAAATAGAACTTTGGATTACCGCATGCTAGTGATAGAGAGCTTAGACTCAGACACGGAATCAAGGCGGCTGTCTCCTCTTGCCATGCTAAGCAACAGATACATTGATCTTAACAACG GACCCCAAGACCACGGCTGGTGTTTCGGTTACACCTGCCAGAAGCGGATTTCGACTTTCTACACAATCGTCGCCACCGGGCATCATTATGACGTTTACTTCACCGGTTATGCGCCGAAAAAGTTGAGACTGACCCTGTTGAACGTTGATGATGACATCACACTGAGAGTTGCTATCTG GTACGCAAGACCCGAAAAATTAGAAGTGTTTAATGTCGAGACTGGGATTTCTATCACGCCTGAAAATTACGTGTACGATGTCAGTCTAAACAAGTGGATTTACAAGAGACCAGAGACCGATGGACAATACAGACCAGCGATTGATTCCA GGGTCCATGGCGCCAACTTCATGGACTTAAAAAAGGACTTGCTGTATGTGACGTTGCGAGGAGGCGAACCAATCGACATTAAAACCGTTCCTGCCGTTATTTTAGCTTTCGGTTTTCCCGCCATCTCCATCGATGAATTCTTTGGAGAGAATTTGATTTCCAACCTTGCTAT CTACCTGGGAGTGCCGAATGACAAAATCCGCATCGTTGACGTTGTTGAAGAAACGAGCTCAAGAAAACGTAGAAGCACATC TGATGGAAGTGTGACGTATATAATACAGTTCAGTGACGAAATAACCAACTCGTCTGTAAGTGGGAACGAAGAATTGTCGGCCGAAGtcttaaacaacaaaactgaTACG TTACTCTTGGATTTTCAAACTGGACACTTATGGGAGCGCCTGAACGTCACGGAAGGAGCAACTTTTTCCTCCACTCAAGCATCCACATCAAACACATCTG GAGATGCCGGAAACGAACTTTTAGTCCAACATTCCATTCCAACTCAGCTTGTTGTGTCGTCACTTCCGTCAAGCGCTGAAGAATATGTCGCCTTTGATCCACAACCGATGGTTTCCATACTGGATGCTGAC AATCAAGTGGTTTCAACACTCGGTGGTACTTGGATGGTGACTGTTTCATTTGACACGTCAGGTACCGACGCAGACGACAGTGCCACTTTGCAGGGTACAACGACTGTTGCAGTGTCCAAC GGATATGCCAACTTCACTGATCTCAGAATCACTCACAGTGGTACCGGATACGTTCTGAGATATGCG aTAAGTGAACCAAGTGGAATCAGTTTGATAACCACGGACCCAACAATTGACATCAGCCTTAGAACTGTCAACATTGGCCTGCCCAGCGGTGTTGATGGGTACATAGAGCACAACAACCCTGTAGACATCACCCTCGAACTTCAGGACGTTAACGGCGTCACCCTGGAAAATATTGGATACAAG GGCCACACTTGGAAAGTCGACATATCTCTTGACGACAGCTCGATTTACGACAACACTGGCGTTGTTGGCGCCTCCACTTTCACCTTTGACCCGACCACTGGTCGTACGATAACCACCGGGTTTAGCCTGACCAATACGATCAGTTATTACCAATACAATCTCCGCTTCCGGGTTTACACGGATCCTGCCCTGTACGACTTCGCTGTGGAAGGTCCTACATTGCAG tttatttcATCCTCGGACAATGTTCATACATCGgtaacaaatatcaaaaagttaaa GATTGAATTTGTCGGACAACCGTACACATCCATAACTTCTTCGTCCTCCATGTCCACCTTCAAAGTTTATTTCCACAACGTGGTGGTCGAACATACAACAGAAGTTCTTATTTCAAACACTGACGCCAGCGGGAAATCGA ATGGAAACACTGAAGTATCCTTCGATGTTGGTTCAAGCAACGCAACTGCAGTGGACATAGCAGTGACCACAGTGTCCGACTTCCTGGTTGCCCCAGACAACGGTCTGTCCTTCGAAGGATCCAGACTGGTAGTGGCAGATACATCCTGCGTAGTTACAGTTGACGAGGAATGCATCACTGGCACAATAGATTGG GTCACCCCAACCACTACAGTAGCAACCTGGATATACGTGGTGGTCGGTGTGGTAATGGCCATTGTACTGGCTGCTGGCATCATTGCATTCTCTTGCGTCATGAAGCGAG CAAAAATGAACAAGGTTGGTGGCATGAGAGGTTGCTTCGATGCCAACTCAAGCAGAGGAGCAAGCCCAATACTTGACAGTTTCTACACAAGCTCTAGTGCTTC CTCTGCCACCGCTGATTTGTATAATCGTCGTCACATGACACCTGTTCATATTTAA